One Bradyrhizobium sp. CCGB12 genomic window carries:
- the bioB gene encoding biotin synthase BioB has translation MLGAKEGETKPIPSQERSRGTRVGTQEWTSQDAWAVYQLPFNDLLFRSQSVHREHFDPNRVQLSRLLNIKTGGCPEDCGYCSQSSHHATAVAASKLMEIEKIVAEARKAKDGGATRYCMGAAWRNPKPRDMDAIVEVVGAVKQLGLETCMTLGMLDRGQADRLSAAGLDYYNHNIDTSERYYPSVISTRTFADRLDTLSHVREAGMKVCCGGILGMGESEQDRVDMLVTLANLPEAPESVPINMLIPIPGTPMAKAPPIGPIEFVRIVALARIMMPASFVRLSAGRSAMTDEMQALCFFAGANSIFVGDTLLTAGNPQDEADRKLFRRLGLEAL, from the coding sequence ATGCTCGGTGCGAAAGAAGGGGAGACCAAACCAATCCCCTCACAAGAAAGATCCCGGGGGACTCGCGTGGGAACGCAAGAATGGACCAGCCAGGATGCCTGGGCGGTCTACCAGCTTCCCTTCAACGACCTGCTGTTCCGTTCACAATCCGTGCATCGCGAGCATTTTGACCCAAATCGCGTGCAGTTGAGCCGGCTGCTGAACATCAAGACTGGCGGTTGCCCGGAAGACTGCGGCTATTGCAGCCAGTCGTCGCATCACGCAACAGCTGTTGCGGCCTCCAAGCTGATGGAGATCGAGAAGATCGTTGCCGAGGCGCGCAAGGCAAAAGACGGCGGCGCGACGCGCTACTGCATGGGAGCGGCCTGGCGTAACCCGAAGCCGCGCGACATGGATGCCATCGTCGAGGTCGTCGGGGCCGTGAAGCAGCTCGGGCTCGAGACCTGCATGACGCTCGGCATGCTCGACCGGGGGCAGGCCGACCGGCTGAGCGCGGCCGGGCTCGACTACTACAATCACAATATCGATACTTCGGAGCGCTACTATCCGAGCGTCATCTCCACCCGCACATTCGCTGATCGCCTCGATACGCTTTCGCATGTCCGCGAGGCCGGCATGAAAGTGTGCTGTGGCGGCATCCTCGGCATGGGCGAGAGCGAACAGGACCGCGTCGACATGCTGGTCACGCTCGCCAACCTACCCGAGGCGCCGGAGAGCGTGCCGATCAACATGCTGATCCCGATTCCGGGAACGCCGATGGCGAAAGCGCCGCCGATCGGTCCGATCGAGTTCGTGCGCATCGTCGCGCTGGCGCGCATCATGATGCCGGCCTCTTTCGTGCGGCTCTCGGCGGGACGGTCGGCCATGACCGACGAGATGCAGGCACTGTGCTTCTTTGCCGGCGCAAACTCGATCTTCGTCGGAGACACCCTGCTGACGGCGGGCAATCCGCAGGACGAAGCCGATCGAAAGTTGTTCCGCCGGCTCGGGCTGGAAGCTCTTTGA
- a CDS encoding S9 family peptidase, producing the protein MRRLGCLIAWLGLLLLPASADTALPGLVRQVRLIPVSLNDGSEVKLETMIVRPDRPGRFPLVLLVHGTNPAAGQAFRDAAARQSPTDLLNAAVAFAQHGYAVASIMRRGFGRSEGRFAESLSGPCDDRDYLAVGRIAAEDVTGAVVMLRGEPWVEPDQVLLMGHSTGGFAVTAAAAGNPAGVIGVLNFEGAHGSVPGHTCSPDHLVADAGIFGRTARIPALWIYSENDRSAPPALGRRMFDAYVASGAPAQLQVLPPFGVDGHALLSMGPADIWWPAVESFLNRLRLPTSVLVELPPRASIPAPLLLNAACTDYFDAYVKAWTDAKAYAWNREGHCSSVTTRTVEEAKSEALRQCVAAWKECSLYAVGQGLAPG; encoded by the coding sequence ATGAGGCGACTTGGCTGTTTGATTGCGTGGCTTGGGCTTCTGCTGTTGCCGGCCTCGGCCGATACGGCTCTGCCGGGCCTCGTTCGGCAAGTTCGACTGATACCCGTCAGTTTGAACGATGGCAGCGAGGTCAAGCTCGAGACCATGATCGTCCGCCCGGACCGGCCCGGGCGCTTTCCGCTGGTCCTGCTGGTTCACGGTACAAATCCTGCCGCGGGACAAGCGTTTCGTGACGCTGCCGCGCGACAATCGCCGACCGATCTCCTTAATGCTGCCGTCGCGTTTGCACAGCATGGTTATGCCGTCGCGTCGATCATGCGTCGGGGATTCGGTCGTTCAGAGGGCCGGTTCGCCGAGAGTCTTTCCGGACCATGCGACGACCGGGACTATCTTGCGGTCGGCCGGATCGCAGCGGAGGACGTCACTGGCGCTGTCGTCATGCTCCGCGGCGAGCCATGGGTCGAGCCTGATCAGGTCCTGCTGATGGGGCATTCAACCGGCGGCTTTGCGGTGACGGCCGCGGCGGCGGGCAATCCTGCCGGCGTCATTGGTGTTCTGAACTTCGAGGGTGCTCACGGTTCTGTCCCGGGTCACACCTGCAGCCCGGATCATCTCGTGGCGGACGCGGGCATCTTTGGCCGCACGGCGCGAATTCCGGCGCTGTGGATCTATTCGGAGAACGATCGTAGTGCTCCGCCTGCGTTGGGCCGTCGCATGTTCGATGCCTATGTCGCCTCCGGCGCGCCGGCGCAGTTGCAGGTGCTGCCGCCCTTCGGTGTCGATGGCCATGCCCTGCTGTCGATGGGACCCGCGGACATCTGGTGGCCTGCCGTCGAGAGCTTCCTGAACCGGTTGCGCCTGCCGACGTCGGTGCTTGTCGAGTTGCCTCCGCGCGCGTCCATTCCGGCGCCGTTGCTGCTCAACGCGGCGTGCACGGACTATTTCGACGCTTACGTGAAGGCATGGACCGACGCCAAAGCCTATGCCTGGAATCGCGAAGGTCATTGTTCGTCGGTGACCACTCGAACAGTCGAGGAGGCGAAGAGCGAGGCGCTGCGCCAATGCGTGGCCGCATGGAAGGAATGCTCGCTCTATGCAGTCGGGCAGGGGCTGGCGCCTGGATAG
- a CDS encoding SRPBCC family protein: MPSTVRLHRVLATSPEKVYRAFLEADAMAKWLPPNGFTCTVHHFEPKVGGTFKMSFRNFTTGNSHSFGGEYLELVPGERLRYTDKFDDPNLPGEIQVTVILKKVSVGTEVDITQAGIPDVIPPEACYLGWQDSLRNLAKLVEPEINQ, translated from the coding sequence ATGCCCAGCACAGTCCGCTTGCACCGCGTTCTCGCCACCAGCCCGGAGAAGGTCTATCGCGCCTTCCTGGAGGCCGATGCGATGGCGAAATGGCTGCCGCCCAACGGCTTCACCTGCACCGTGCATCACTTCGAGCCCAAGGTTGGAGGCACGTTCAAGATGTCGTTCCGGAATTTCACCACGGGCAACAGCCATTCGTTCGGCGGCGAATATCTCGAGCTCGTGCCTGGCGAACGCCTCCGCTACACCGACAAGTTCGACGATCCCAATCTGCCCGGCGAGATCCAGGTCACCGTGATCCTGAAAAAGGTCTCGGTCGGCACCGAGGTCGACATCACGCAGGCCGGCATCCCCGACGTCATCCCGCCGGAGGCCTGTTATCTCGGCTGGCAGGACTCGCTGCGAAATCTGGCGAAGCTCGTCGAGCCCGAGATCAATCAATAA
- a CDS encoding glutathione S-transferase family protein yields the protein MLTVYGEGRGFRVIWLLEELGLAYRLRPVDLLAGEIDRDFLAINPAGFIPALQDRETIMVESIAILEYLLARHDSGSLAVAPDDPAFASYLQFLHLGEAGLAGPMNAVIVGRQLAPEAERDARVTRWARETFESRLGLVIRRLADCPYLAGDRFTAADISVSYALLLGLRTGNYVPGSTERDYLARTTARPAYARAMDSCQATKAWAARSPGL from the coding sequence ATGCTCACCGTCTATGGCGAAGGTCGTGGCTTCCGAGTTATCTGGCTGCTTGAGGAATTGGGATTGGCTTATCGGCTGCGCCCGGTCGATCTGCTGGCAGGCGAGATTGATCGCGATTTCCTCGCGATCAACCCCGCCGGCTTCATTCCCGCACTGCAGGACCGCGAGACGATCATGGTCGAATCGATCGCGATTCTTGAGTACCTGCTCGCCCGCCACGACTCAGGTTCGCTTGCTGTCGCCCCGGACGATCCCGCCTTCGCTTCCTATCTGCAATTTCTCCACTTAGGCGAGGCCGGGCTCGCCGGACCGATGAATGCCGTCATTGTCGGTCGCCAATTGGCGCCCGAAGCCGAGCGAGATGCCCGGGTTACCCGCTGGGCGCGCGAGACCTTCGAGAGCCGACTCGGGTTGGTTATCCGCCGCCTCGCGGATTGCCCCTATCTCGCCGGCGACCGCTTCACTGCTGCCGATATCTCGGTGAGTTACGCTCTCCTGCTAGGCCTGCGAACTGGCAACTACGTCCCCGGTTCTACCGAGCGGGACTATCTCGCCCGCACGACCGCACGCCCTGCCTACGCCCGAGCGATGGACAGCTGCCAGGCCACCAAGGCTTGGGCGGCGAGATCACCGGGATTGTAG
- a CDS encoding DUF3551 domain-containing protein, which translates to MRVLYWMLLTSAVFLAVAPAMAQRYDPRYPVCLQSWHQHGLVVINCSYTSIDQCRMTASGLSATCLENPYWRGWPSQNSQRRPYGVN; encoded by the coding sequence ATGCGGGTGCTGTACTGGATGCTCCTGACGAGCGCGGTGTTTCTCGCGGTAGCGCCGGCCATGGCTCAACGCTACGACCCGCGTTACCCCGTGTGCCTCCAGTCCTGGCACCAGCATGGCCTCGTCGTCATCAACTGTAGTTACACTTCAATCGATCAGTGCCGGATGACCGCTTCAGGACTCTCTGCCACCTGCCTGGAGAATCCATATTGGCGCGGATGGCCGAGCCAGAATTCCCAACGACGGCCATACGGCGTCAACTAG
- a CDS encoding Ig-like domain-containing protein, which yields MSRFAVLAVIAFGLATASARAAECRVTGHPSAFGVDMVAFFAVRSGETCNFPIRIPGMMASSGISQKPAHGTLRQVNVTTFTYTAARGYKGSDTFAIYGSGEGPYGSGRSVITVNATIQ from the coding sequence ATGTCGAGGTTTGCCGTCCTGGCAGTCATTGCATTCGGCCTGGCGACGGCATCGGCTCGCGCGGCCGAATGCCGGGTCACTGGACACCCTTCCGCTTTTGGCGTCGACATGGTGGCGTTCTTCGCTGTCAGGTCTGGTGAAACATGCAATTTCCCGATCAGAATTCCAGGCATGATGGCCAGTTCCGGCATTTCACAGAAGCCCGCGCACGGAACGCTGAGGCAGGTGAACGTCACGACCTTCACCTATACGGCTGCACGCGGCTACAAGGGCAGCGACACGTTCGCCATTTACGGTTCAGGGGAGGGGCCGTATGGTTCGGGCAGGTCGGTCATTACGGTGAACGCAACGATTCAGTAG
- a CDS encoding Hsp70 family protein, producing the protein MSSASPAVSIGIDFGTSNTVVALAADDRRVEAIRFDHGGQRHSVYVSALCFWEDRPGAGAQAEGGPWAIEQFLEGRHVYRFLQSFKTFAASSSFNTTQVFRQRYKFEDILAAFLRTLARHGGDKFGFEAARITVGRPVRFAGGNPDEALAMQRYRAAFERLGAGHARYVYEPVGAAFSFARRLERDATVLVADFGGGTSDFSVMRFSRAGGVLRAEPLGHAGIGVAGDTFDYRIVDHIVSPRLGKGSSFRSFDKVLPVPSGHYTNLARWHQLAMMKSNGDLRELRELARTALKPKLLEDFITIVDLDLGFSLYRAVSDAKVALSAQDEVDFRFRGGGVDIGATITRKNFESWIADDIARLGATVDKVLGEAGITAREVEKVFLTGGTSFVPAVRKLFAERFGNERLMSGDQFESIAYGLALIGHSSDPDRWTASGGLVSGAGV; encoded by the coding sequence ATGTCGAGCGCCTCGCCCGCCGTCTCGATCGGCATCGATTTTGGGACCAGCAACACGGTCGTCGCTCTCGCGGCTGATGACCGCCGGGTCGAGGCCATCCGCTTCGACCATGGCGGACAGCGCCACAGCGTCTACGTGTCGGCGCTGTGCTTCTGGGAGGACCGGCCGGGAGCGGGCGCCCAGGCGGAAGGCGGCCCATGGGCGATCGAGCAGTTTCTCGAAGGCCGCCATGTCTACCGCTTCCTGCAGTCGTTCAAGACGTTTGCGGCGAGCAGCAGCTTCAACACCACCCAGGTGTTCCGGCAACGTTACAAGTTCGAGGACATTCTGGCCGCGTTCCTGCGGACGCTGGCGCGCCATGGCGGGGACAAGTTCGGCTTCGAGGCCGCACGCATCACGGTCGGCCGTCCCGTGCGCTTCGCGGGCGGCAATCCCGACGAGGCGTTGGCGATGCAGCGCTACCGGGCCGCGTTCGAGCGGCTCGGCGCCGGTCACGCGCGCTATGTCTATGAGCCCGTGGGCGCGGCGTTCTCCTTCGCGCGGCGGCTGGAGCGCGACGCCACCGTGCTGGTTGCGGATTTCGGCGGCGGCACCAGCGATTTCTCCGTGATGCGCTTCTCACGCGCGGGCGGCGTCTTGCGCGCCGAGCCGCTCGGCCATGCCGGCATCGGCGTTGCCGGCGACACGTTCGACTATCGGATCGTCGACCACATCGTCTCGCCGCGGCTCGGCAAAGGCTCCAGCTTCCGCTCGTTCGACAAGGTGCTGCCGGTCCCCAGCGGCCACTACACCAACCTCGCGCGCTGGCATCAGCTCGCGATGATGAAGAGCAACGGCGATCTGCGCGAGCTGCGGGAGCTTGCGCGCACTGCGCTGAAGCCGAAACTGCTGGAGGATTTCATCACCATCGTCGATCTCGATCTCGGCTTTTCGCTGTACCGCGCGGTGTCCGATGCCAAGGTCGCGCTGTCGGCGCAGGACGAGGTGGATTTCCGCTTTCGAGGCGGCGGCGTCGATATCGGCGCGACCATCACAAGGAAGAATTTTGAATCCTGGATTGCCGACGATATCGCGCGGCTGGGAGCCACCGTCGACAAAGTGCTGGGCGAGGCCGGCATCACCGCGCGCGAGGTGGAAAAGGTGTTCCTGACCGGCGGCACTTCCTTTGTGCCGGCCGTCCGAAAGCTGTTCGCCGAACGGTTCGGCAACGAGCGGCTGATGTCGGGCGACCAGTTCGAGTCGATCGCCTATGGCCTCGCGCTGATCGGACACAGTTCCGACCCGGATCGCTGGACGGCCAGCGGCGGGCTTGTGTCGGGAGCGGGCGTGTAG
- a CDS encoding tripartite tricarboxylate transporter substrate binding protein, whose product MKPFVLNVALAAIAMSCVTSTASRAAWEPVRPVEFIVPAGTGGGADQMARTIQGIVTKHNLMKQPLVVINKAGGAGGEGFLDVKTSTNNPHKIIITLSNLFTTPLATGIPFNWKDLTPVAMLALDEFVLWVNAEKPYNSVKDYVDAAKKAPAGSFKMGGTGSKQEDQIITVGIEKAIDAKFTYIPYKGGGEVAVQLVGNHVDSTVNNPIEAVAQWRGGKLRPLCVFDAQPMAYDEPIADGKAWKDIPTCKSQGLAMEYLMLRGIFMSPKATKDQVEYYVELFKKVRATPEWQDFMKSGAFNTTFLAGADYAKWVEAEEKRHEGLMKEAGFLASGN is encoded by the coding sequence ATGAAGCCATTCGTTCTGAATGTCGCTTTGGCGGCAATCGCGATGTCGTGCGTCACAAGCACAGCAAGCCGTGCTGCCTGGGAGCCGGTTCGTCCGGTCGAGTTCATCGTCCCCGCCGGCACCGGCGGTGGCGCCGATCAGATGGCACGCACCATCCAGGGCATCGTCACCAAGCACAATCTCATGAAGCAGCCGCTGGTCGTCATCAACAAGGCCGGCGGCGCGGGCGGTGAAGGTTTTCTCGACGTGAAGACGTCGACGAACAACCCTCACAAGATCATCATCACGCTGTCGAACCTGTTCACGACACCGCTGGCAACGGGGATCCCCTTCAACTGGAAGGATCTGACCCCGGTCGCGATGCTGGCGCTCGATGAATTCGTGCTCTGGGTGAATGCCGAGAAGCCGTACAACAGCGTCAAGGACTACGTCGACGCGGCGAAAAAGGCACCCGCCGGCTCGTTCAAGATGGGCGGCACCGGCTCCAAGCAGGAAGACCAGATCATCACGGTCGGCATCGAGAAGGCGATCGACGCGAAGTTCACCTACATCCCCTACAAGGGCGGCGGCGAAGTCGCGGTTCAGCTCGTCGGCAACCACGTCGATTCGACCGTCAACAATCCAATCGAGGCGGTCGCGCAATGGCGCGGCGGCAAGCTCCGTCCGCTCTGCGTCTTCGACGCCCAGCCGATGGCCTATGACGAGCCGATCGCCGACGGCAAGGCCTGGAAGGATATTCCGACCTGCAAGTCGCAGGGCCTCGCGATGGAATACCTCATGCTGCGCGGCATCTTCATGTCGCCCAAGGCCACGAAGGATCAGGTCGAATACTATGTCGAGCTGTTCAAGAAGGTCCGCGCCACGCCGGAATGGCAGGATTTCATGAAGAGCGGCGCCTTCAACACGACCTTCCTGGCTGGAGCCGACTACGCCAAATGGGTCGAGGCGGAGGAGAAGCGCCACGAAGGCTTGATGAAGGAAGCCGGCTTCCTGGCATCGGGGAATTGA
- a CDS encoding tripartite tricarboxylate transporter TctB family protein, producing the protein MTERSGSESGPTHKTLEIGMALLIGAFGLVVIFGSLKAGINWGAEGPRAGFFPFYVGAAIVGASAINLWHAQRDDDGRLFAEWGQLRQVMSVVVPTAIYVGSMPFIGLYVASMVFIAWFMRWLGGYRWLTVAAVAIGMPVLTYLVFERWFLVPLPKGPLEEWLGL; encoded by the coding sequence ATGACTGAACGATCCGGATCCGAATCCGGCCCGACGCACAAGACGCTGGAAATCGGCATGGCGCTGTTGATCGGCGCCTTCGGCCTGGTCGTGATCTTCGGCAGCCTGAAGGCCGGCATCAACTGGGGCGCGGAGGGCCCGCGTGCCGGCTTCTTCCCCTTCTATGTCGGCGCCGCCATCGTTGGCGCAAGCGCCATCAACCTCTGGCATGCGCAACGCGACGACGACGGCCGGCTGTTCGCGGAATGGGGACAGCTTCGCCAGGTCATGAGCGTCGTCGTGCCCACCGCGATCTATGTCGGCTCGATGCCGTTCATCGGCCTCTACGTCGCCTCGATGGTCTTCATCGCCTGGTTCATGCGCTGGCTCGGCGGTTATCGCTGGCTGACGGTCGCCGCCGTGGCGATCGGCATGCCGGTCCTCACCTATCTCGTTTTCGAGCGCTGGTTCCTGGTCCCGCTTCCCAAGGGTCCGCTCGAGGAATGGCTCGGCCTGTAA
- a CDS encoding tripartite tricarboxylate transporter permease: MEELANLFHGFAVALQPYNIMLMIIGITLGVIIGVLPGLGGANGVAILLPLTFSMPPTSAIIMLSCIYWGALFGGAITSILFNIPGEPWSVATTFDGYPMAQQGKPGEALTAAFTSSFVGALFAVIMITLVAPLVAGFALRFGPAEKFAVYFLAFCSFVGLSKEPPFKTIAAMMIGFALAAVGLDSITGQLRLTFGVTELLNGFDFLIAVIGLFGIGEILLTMEEGLAFRGGNATINLRVVLQTWRELPAYWMTSLRSCLIGCWMGVTPAGATPASFMSYGIAKRLARRGNNFGKGEIEGVIAPETAAHAAGTSALLPMLSLGVPGSPTAAVLLGGLLIWGLQPGPMLFVEQKEFVWGLIASMYLGNLAGLIVVLTCVPIFAAILRVPFGIIAPLILVLCAIGAYSVHNSTFDVMLMLVFGVLGYLLKKCNYPLAPLVLAIVLGDKAEEAFRQSLLGSQGSLSVFFSNGLVSTIMALGLVALFWSVIQEGYSRLRTSMA, translated from the coding sequence ATGGAAGAGTTGGCCAATCTGTTTCACGGCTTCGCGGTCGCCCTGCAGCCCTACAACATCATGCTGATGATCATCGGCATCACGCTCGGGGTCATCATCGGCGTGCTTCCGGGGTTAGGCGGCGCCAACGGCGTGGCGATCCTGCTGCCCCTGACCTTCAGCATGCCGCCGACATCGGCGATCATCATGCTGTCCTGCATCTACTGGGGCGCATTGTTCGGCGGCGCCATCACCTCGATCCTCTTCAACATACCCGGCGAGCCCTGGTCCGTGGCGACCACCTTCGACGGCTATCCGATGGCGCAACAGGGCAAACCCGGCGAAGCCCTGACGGCCGCCTTCACCTCCTCCTTCGTGGGCGCGCTGTTTGCCGTCATCATGATCACGCTGGTCGCGCCCCTCGTCGCCGGCTTCGCGCTGCGATTTGGCCCGGCGGAGAAGTTCGCGGTGTACTTCCTCGCCTTCTGCAGCTTCGTCGGCCTCAGCAAGGAGCCGCCGTTCAAGACCATCGCGGCGATGATGATAGGCTTTGCGCTCGCCGCGGTTGGCCTCGATTCGATCACGGGGCAGCTGCGGCTGACCTTCGGCGTCACAGAGCTGCTCAACGGATTCGACTTCCTGATCGCCGTGATCGGCCTGTTCGGCATCGGCGAGATCTTGCTCACCATGGAGGAAGGGCTGGCATTCCGCGGCGGCAACGCGACCATCAACCTTCGGGTCGTGCTTCAGACCTGGCGGGAATTGCCGGCGTATTGGATGACCTCGCTGCGCTCCTGCCTGATCGGGTGCTGGATGGGCGTCACGCCCGCTGGTGCGACGCCGGCATCCTTCATGAGCTACGGCATCGCCAAACGCCTGGCGCGACGCGGCAACAATTTCGGCAAGGGCGAGATCGAGGGTGTGATCGCGCCGGAGACGGCCGCACATGCCGCGGGCACCTCGGCGCTGCTGCCGATGCTGTCGCTCGGAGTGCCCGGCTCCCCGACCGCCGCCGTCCTGCTTGGCGGATTGTTGATCTGGGGCCTGCAGCCCGGCCCCATGCTGTTCGTCGAGCAGAAGGAATTCGTCTGGGGCCTGATCGCGTCGATGTATCTCGGCAATCTCGCCGGCCTCATCGTCGTGCTCACCTGCGTGCCGATCTTCGCCGCGATCCTCCGCGTGCCCTTCGGCATCATCGCGCCGCTCATCCTCGTGCTCTGTGCGATCGGCGCCTATTCGGTGCACAACAGCACCTTCGACGTGATGCTGATGCTGGTGTTCGGCGTGCTCGGCTATCTCCTGAAGAAGTGCAACTACCCGCTTGCACCGCTCGTGCTCGCCATCGTGCTCGGCGACAAGGCGGAGGAAGCCTTCCGTCAATCGCTGCTGGGATCGCAGGGGTCGCTCAGCGTGTTCTTCTCCAATGGCCTCGTCAGCACGATCATGGCGCTCGGTCTGGTCGCCCTGTTCTGGTCCGTGATCCAGGAAGGCTACAGCCGGCTGCGCACGTCGATGGCGTGA